A stretch of the Teretinema zuelzerae genome encodes the following:
- a CDS encoding branched-chain amino acid transporter permease, with the protein MTPLAGTIAATVLMGLTILATRAFPFLLFSRRDPPRIIRFVEKYIPPMVMAVLVVYCLKDIRWTESPSGFREILAIALVILLHALKKNALLSIFGGTAFYMILINIWK; encoded by the coding sequence ATGACGCCGCTTGCAGGAACTATCGCAGCAACCGTATTAATGGGACTTACGATTCTCGCCACGAGGGCCTTTCCCTTCCTCCTCTTTTCACGGCGAGATCCGCCGAGGATCATCAGATTCGTTGAAAAATACATACCGCCGATGGTCATGGCGGTGCTCGTCGTCTATTGCCTCAAGGATATCCGCTGGACGGAGAGTCCGTCGGGATTCAGGGAGATTCTGGCGATCGCGCTGGTGATTTTACTCCACGCGCTGAAAAAAAACGCCCTGCTCTCCATTTTCGGAGGCACGGCGTTTTACATGATTCTCATTAATATATGGAAATAA
- a CDS encoding aldo-keto reductase family protein produces the protein MSASAKPAANPLAPKAKTAPEDETPAVMKQAAEAGINAYYAGESVSRIQELKALEAQAGFASAPWRIIAAPEGTSGEKLKQLLEEVRSDARTYIEVRIGNPRAALALQGNAFLTAARALLNDGKLAGIGFSAPFQTETLRTALESFADWDFCTLELNYLAEGPDSLLAEMASRGMAIFARDPLASGKLAQVPPEVHEIFRNATVPRRHDEWALRSLWERQEITAILIEPENSFLFGVRTILAETGRPNSLPSAELAVIRNAAAEFRRILKKS, from the coding sequence ATGTCCGCATCGGCGAAGCCCGCCGCGAATCCGCTCGCGCCGAAGGCGAAAACGGCCCCCGAAGACGAAACCCCGGCAGTCATGAAACAGGCCGCGGAAGCGGGAATAAACGCGTATTACGCGGGCGAGAGCGTTTCGAGAATCCAGGAACTCAAGGCTTTGGAAGCTCAGGCCGGATTCGCCTCAGCGCCCTGGCGAATCATCGCCGCGCCGGAAGGAACATCCGGAGAAAAACTGAAACAACTTCTTGAAGAAGTGCGATCGGATGCGCGGACCTATATCGAAGTACGCATCGGAAATCCGCGCGCGGCTCTTGCCCTCCAGGGAAACGCTTTTCTCACTGCGGCACGCGCGCTTTTGAATGATGGAAAACTTGCCGGCATTGGATTCTCAGCGCCATTCCAAACTGAAACCCTGCGCACCGCGCTTGAGTCCTTCGCAGACTGGGATTTCTGCACCCTTGAACTCAATTATCTTGCCGAAGGTCCGGATTCGCTTCTCGCAGAAATGGCATCCAGGGGCATGGCGATATTCGCGAGGGATCCGCTTGCTTCCGGCAAGCTGGCACAGGTTCCTCCCGAGGTGCACGAAATTTTCCGCAACGCGACAGTGCCCCGGCGCCACGACGAATGGGCCCTGCGATCCCTGTGGGAACGCCAGGAAATTACCGCGATCCTCATCGAACCGGAGAATTCGTTTCTGTTCGGAGTCAGGACGATTTTGGCGGAAACCGGGAGGCCGAACAGTCTTCCTTCCGCGGAGCTTGCGGTGATCAGGAACGCGGCAGCCGAATTCAGGCGAATTCTCAAAAAGTCTTGA
- a CDS encoding ABC transporter ATP-binding protein: MKGCDVSIDNVSKSFGTFHALDAANIKINKGEFFSLLGPSGCGKTTLLRIIAGFETPDSGIVAFDGKNVIGIDPNKRQSNTVFQNYALFPHLSVFENVAFPLRIRKLPNAEIRTKVMDYLQLVQLDAHAHKKPNQLSGGQKQRVAIARALINEPSVLLLDEPLSALDAKLRQNLLVELDKIHDKIGITFIYVTHDQSEALSVSDRIAVMNQGKVLQIASPFEIYETPATEFVAKFIGETNLFDSRVVECSAYKQDEFMCTLDVPELGKQIKVTDYDKTEIGQQVSFTVRPEKVRITLEAPQSGNRELNVFKGVVEEPVYSGFQSKFYVKLENGAEVKVFKQHQNYLEDGPEIAWKDEVYVSWSANDGYIVEVINQ; encoded by the coding sequence TTGAAAGGGTGCGACGTTTCTATCGATAACGTGTCCAAGTCTTTCGGGACTTTCCACGCGCTTGATGCCGCGAACATCAAGATTAATAAGGGCGAATTCTTTTCGCTTCTGGGACCATCAGGGTGCGGCAAAACCACCCTGCTGCGCATCATCGCGGGCTTCGAAACTCCGGATTCCGGAATCGTCGCCTTTGACGGCAAGAATGTCATCGGTATTGATCCGAATAAAAGACAGTCGAACACCGTTTTTCAAAACTACGCGCTTTTCCCCCATTTATCAGTCTTCGAAAACGTTGCCTTCCCGCTTCGTATCAGAAAGCTGCCGAATGCAGAAATACGTACGAAGGTAATGGATTATCTCCAGCTCGTCCAACTGGACGCCCATGCGCATAAAAAGCCGAACCAGCTTTCAGGCGGCCAGAAGCAGCGGGTAGCCATCGCGCGCGCGCTCATAAACGAACCCAGCGTTCTCCTTCTGGACGAACCGCTTTCGGCTCTTGACGCGAAGCTTCGGCAGAACCTCCTGGTGGAACTGGATAAAATACACGACAAGATCGGAATCACCTTCATTTACGTTACGCACGACCAGAGCGAAGCTCTTTCGGTTTCAGACCGCATCGCCGTCATGAATCAGGGCAAGGTGCTGCAGATCGCCTCTCCGTTCGAAATTTACGAAACTCCCGCTACGGAATTCGTCGCGAAATTCATCGGCGAAACGAATCTCTTCGATTCGCGCGTAGTCGAATGCTCGGCGTATAAACAAGACGAGTTCATGTGCACCCTCGACGTACCCGAACTCGGAAAGCAGATCAAGGTGACCGACTACGACAAAACCGAAATCGGCCAGCAGGTGAGCTTCACCGTCCGCCCCGAAAAAGTAAGAATCACTCTCGAGGCTCCCCAGTCGGGCAATCGAGAGCTGAATGTGTTCAAGGGCGTAGTCGAAGAGCCGGTATACTCGGGATTCCAGTCGAAATTCTACGTAAAGCTCGAAAACGGCGCGGAAGTAAAGGTGTTCAAGCAGCACCAGAACTATCTTGAAGACGGCCCCGAGATCGCGTGGAAGGACGAGGTGTACGTATCCTGGAGCGCGAACGACGGATACATCGTCGAGGTGATCAATCAATGA
- a CDS encoding ABC transporter permease produces the protein MTRARTLSGQNFGPRYSFPMGAWFTLFFILPLAIIISYSFMKKGLHGGVELKFTLTAYAQMFNSSYGKLLVRTLWVTFLATVVSILLALPCGYAMARSKNQTFLLFLVIIPFWTNSLIRINAWIAILGNEGFINETLRKFGLITESLPLLYNQGAVILVMIYMYLPYAILPVFTAMDKFDFSLLEAARDLGASKSESMMKVLLPNVKSGIVTAIIFTFIPIFGAYTVPLLVGGKDSYMIGNVIVDQVTKIRNWPLASAFSVFITIVSTAGVLWMMGTSAREAARNKSQAVKQEPTV, from the coding sequence ATGACCCGGGCAAGAACATTGTCCGGCCAGAATTTCGGCCCCCGCTACAGCTTCCCCATGGGAGCCTGGTTCACTCTGTTTTTCATACTCCCCCTTGCCATCATCATTTCATATAGTTTTATGAAAAAAGGGCTGCACGGCGGAGTCGAGCTTAAATTCACCCTCACCGCGTACGCGCAGATGTTCAACTCGAGCTACGGCAAGCTGCTGGTCAGAACCTTGTGGGTGACCTTTCTGGCAACGGTAGTGTCGATCCTTCTCGCGCTGCCCTGCGGCTACGCGATGGCGCGCAGCAAGAACCAGACCTTTCTGCTGTTTCTCGTAATCATCCCCTTCTGGACCAATTCGCTCATCCGCATCAACGCATGGATCGCGATTCTGGGAAACGAGGGCTTTATAAACGAGACGCTCAGAAAGTTCGGCCTGATTACGGAAAGCCTCCCGCTTCTCTATAATCAGGGAGCCGTGATTCTGGTCATGATCTACATGTACCTGCCCTACGCGATTCTCCCGGTGTTCACGGCCATGGACAAGTTCGACTTTTCCCTGCTGGAAGCGGCGAGAGACCTCGGCGCGTCTAAAAGCGAGTCGATGATGAAGGTGCTTCTGCCGAACGTGAAGTCCGGCATCGTCACCGCGATCATCTTCACCTTCATACCGATTTTCGGCGCGTACACCGTGCCGCTGCTCGTCGGCGGAAAGGATTCCTACATGATAGGAAACGTGATCGTCGATCAGGTGACCAAGATCAGAAACTGGCCGCTCGCTTCGGCCTTCTCGGTATTCATCACCATCGTGAGCACGGCCGGAGTGTTATGGATGATGGGAACCAGCGCCCGGGAAGCGGCCAGGAACAAAAGCCAGGCCGTCAAACAGGAGCCGACAGTATGA
- a CDS encoding ABC transporter permease: MSAQKPDTLYQHFVSRLSKKKPMSEPARHARRAEQNSAIKFSLSNTLLAVSLIFLFLPLIVIVFYSFNSAKGMVWRGFSLDWYKKLFLDSDKLWSSFGNSVLIAFSSAAVATVIGSLASIGVNWYRFRGRAYIQTVSFLPMVLPEVIIGISMLIFFSAVNIPLGMITIFVAHTTFCLPFVFLMVLARLDEFDYSIIEASHDLGASERQTLFKVIIPAIMPGILSAFMMSVTMSLEDFVITFFVSGPGSTTLPLYVFSMVRYGISPVINALSFIMILGTMGIAFMLRNFLKSIAASK; this comes from the coding sequence ATGAGCGCCCAGAAACCGGATACCCTGTACCAGCATTTCGTATCGCGCCTTTCCAAGAAAAAGCCGATGTCGGAACCCGCCAGGCACGCTCGCCGCGCCGAACAGAATTCCGCAATCAAATTTTCGCTGTCGAACACCCTGTTGGCTGTTTCGCTGATCTTTCTCTTTCTGCCCCTGATCGTCATCGTTTTTTATTCGTTCAACAGCGCGAAGGGAATGGTATGGCGGGGATTTTCCCTGGATTGGTACAAGAAACTCTTCCTTGACTCGGATAAACTGTGGTCCTCGTTCGGAAACAGCGTACTCATAGCCTTCAGTTCGGCGGCGGTCGCGACCGTGATCGGTTCGCTCGCCTCCATCGGCGTGAACTGGTACCGTTTCCGCGGACGCGCCTACATCCAGACGGTGAGCTTTCTTCCTATGGTTTTGCCGGAAGTGATCATCGGCATCTCGATGCTGATTTTCTTTTCGGCGGTGAATATTCCGCTGGGAATGATAACGATCTTCGTCGCGCATACGACGTTCTGTCTTCCCTTCGTGTTCCTGATGGTGCTGGCGCGCCTCGACGAATTCGACTACTCGATAATCGAAGCATCCCACGATCTGGGAGCCTCGGAGAGGCAGACCCTGTTCAAGGTGATAATTCCGGCGATTATGCCGGGAATACTTTCAGCCTTCATGATGTCGGTCACCATGTCGCTGGAAGACTTCGTCATCACGTTCTTCGTATCGGGACCGGGCTCGACAACCCTGCCGCTTTACGTATTCTCGATGGTTCGCTACGGCATTTCCCCCGTAATCAACGCGTTGTCGTTCATCATGATTCTGGGGACGATGGGAATCGCGTTCATGCTCAGGAATTTCCTGAAAAGCATCGCCGCGTCAAAGTAA